The following are encoded together in the Raineyella sp. LH-20 genome:
- the rplL gene encoding 50S ribosomal protein L7/L12, with product MAKLSNDELIAAFKEMSLIELSEFVKLFEETFEVTAAAPVAVAVAGAPAGAAEAEAEEEQTEFDVVLESAGDKKIQVIKEVRALTSLGLKEAKELVESAPKAILEKVAKDAAAAAKEKLEAAGASVSVK from the coding sequence ATGGCCAAGCTGAGCAACGACGAGCTGATCGCCGCTTTCAAGGAGATGTCGCTGATCGAGCTCTCCGAGTTCGTGAAGCTGTTCGAGGAGACCTTCGAGGTCACCGCCGCCGCCCCGGTCGCCGTGGCCGTCGCCGGTGCCCCGGCCGGCGCCGCTGAGGCCGAGGCCGAGGAGGAGCAGACCGAGTTCGACGTCGTCCTCGAGTCGGCCGGCGACAAGAAGATCCAGGTCATCAAGGAGGTGCGCGCGCTCACCTCCCTCGGTCTGAAGGAGGCCAAGGAGCTCGTGGAGTCCGCCCCCAAGGCCATCCTGGAGAAGGTCGCCAAGGACGCGGCTGCCGCCGCCAAGGAGAAGCTCGAGGCCGCTGGCGCCTCCGTCTCCGTCAAGTGA